One genomic region from Melioribacteraceae bacterium encodes:
- a CDS encoding amidohydrolase family protein, with translation MAGKKSFKIINAWIASIKNDKIIPLFGDLEIEHGRITGIFKRNHNNFLDSKSKLGNSVYNAGGRLITIPLINFHDHFYSRLAKGLPIVKPLNNFQNVLKNLWWDLDKKLTLDMVEASARMSVIESIKNGVTYIFDHHSSPSSTDGSLGKIAEILIENNIRGALCFETTDRNGALSAKSGLDENINFLKKYSSANLKSLLGLHASFTLSDDTLSEAAELVKEYETGIHIHLCEDKSDRILSRRYTSRLPVNRLVRYNLLNSKSILGHGVHLNQKEYYQIAEYGSALVYNPDSNMNNAVGLPEYSRIPTLIPVLIGTDGMHANIAKSMKQYFLLMRYQNTPAGDSFRLFIKSYFDQIGFVKKYFEDFSIIAEGDRADFIVWDYIPPTPISEENYWGHFIYGALESNIRTVIQEGNFLMKDYHLVNIDESESFKEIFKHGKKLFSLYK, from the coding sequence ATGGCCGGGAAAAAATCATTTAAAATTATTAACGCATGGATTGCTTCGATAAAGAATGACAAAATTATTCCTCTCTTTGGCGATCTGGAAATTGAACACGGAAGAATAACCGGAATATTTAAGAGGAATCATAATAATTTTTTAGATAGTAAATCCAAGCTCGGAAACTCGGTTTATAATGCCGGCGGAAGACTAATCACCATTCCGCTGATAAACTTTCACGATCATTTTTATTCGCGTCTTGCAAAGGGGCTTCCTATCGTCAAACCGCTGAACAATTTTCAGAATGTTCTTAAGAATCTCTGGTGGGATCTCGATAAAAAGCTTACTCTCGATATGGTTGAAGCTTCGGCCAGAATGTCTGTAATAGAATCGATAAAAAACGGGGTTACATACATTTTCGATCATCATTCATCTCCAAGTTCAACTGACGGAAGCCTGGGAAAGATCGCAGAAATCCTGATCGAAAATAATATCCGCGGAGCTCTCTGTTTTGAAACCACTGACCGAAACGGAGCACTTTCCGCAAAATCGGGACTCGATGAGAATATAAATTTTCTGAAGAAATATTCGAGCGCTAATTTAAAATCGCTCCTCGGACTGCATGCATCATTCACATTATCGGACGACACTTTATCAGAAGCGGCTGAACTTGTTAAGGAATATGAAACCGGCATCCACATTCATCTTTGTGAGGATAAAAGCGATAGAATTTTAAGCCGTCGTTATACCAGCCGCCTTCCTGTAAACCGGCTTGTGAGATATAATTTGTTGAACAGTAAAAGCATTCTTGGCCACGGCGTCCATTTGAATCAGAAAGAATATTATCAGATAGCAGAATACGGAAGCGCTCTTGTCTATAATCCCGATTCGAACATGAATAATGCTGTCGGTCTGCCCGAGTACTCAAGGATTCCCACCCTCATCCCTGTCCTTATTGGAACTGACGGAATGCATGCCAATATTGCTAAATCGATGAAACAGTATTTTCTTCTGATGCGATATCAGAACACACCAGCGGGCGATTCATTCAGGCTTTTTATCAAATCATATTTTGATCAGATCGGTTTTGTTAAAAAATATTTCGAGGATTTCTCTATAATTGCCGAAGGAGACAGAGCCGACTTTATTGTGTGGGATTATATCCCGCCGACTCCGATTTCGGAAGAAAATTACTGGGGTCATTTCATTTACGGTGCGCTCGAGAGCAATATCAGAACTGTTATCCAGGAAGGAAACTTTTTAATGAAAGATTATCACCTTGTTAATATTGACGAATCCGAATCTTTCAAAGAAATATTTAAACATGGTAAAAAATTATTTTCGTTATATAAATAA
- the pyrC gene encoding dihydroorotase, producing the protein MDEKPNILKNLLLPAAGNKLRLCDLTFDSKIIEIKQRAEQLFDWDDLKDRTNRDNILKTYCDDGESPECFLAIPGGIDPHVHFDTPGFEFREDFEHGSKAAASGGVTTVIDMPCTSVPPVTTAENFRMKLNALEGRSMIDYAFWGGVSGKNFKEADVEENILQLTKCGVAGFKVYFISGMESFTDLTPRQMEFAGRVIEKTGRPMAVHAEDKELVTIREQKYKNANRIDWKAYCDSRDPRAEAVAIDKLISVAQKVNCRIHVVHLSSKLGLDQIKKARSTKLHFTAETCPHYLHFTQKDFENDSIRNFLKTAPPVKCEKDLDALWEGLNDGSIQFVTTDHAGCNPVDEKSSSDFWEVYGGIPGVEHRVPFLLSEGFMKGRLTLEKTVQLLSENAASHFNLENKGNLKPGFDADICLIDLWQSGKIEAANMNSKGKYTPFEALILNAKVIRTYLRGRKIYDLNNPVSDLFGYGKFISVS; encoded by the coding sequence ATGGATGAAAAACCGAACATACTAAAAAATCTCCTTCTGCCGGCCGCAGGCAACAAACTCCGGCTTTGTGACCTTACCTTCGATTCAAAAATTATTGAAATTAAGCAGAGAGCAGAACAGTTGTTCGACTGGGATGATCTGAAGGACAGAACGAATCGGGATAATATACTTAAGACTTATTGTGATGACGGAGAATCTCCGGAATGTTTTCTTGCCATTCCCGGCGGTATTGATCCGCATGTACACTTCGATACCCCCGGATTCGAGTTCCGTGAGGATTTTGAACACGGTTCTAAAGCAGCAGCATCTGGCGGAGTTACAACCGTAATTGATATGCCGTGCACATCTGTTCCGCCGGTAACAACCGCAGAAAATTTCCGTATGAAACTTAATGCTCTTGAAGGCCGGAGTATGATCGATTATGCTTTCTGGGGCGGTGTCTCGGGTAAGAATTTTAAGGAAGCGGATGTTGAGGAGAATATTCTGCAGCTTACAAAGTGTGGCGTTGCCGGATTTAAAGTATATTTTATTTCCGGGATGGAGTCGTTTACTGATCTTACACCGCGGCAGATGGAATTTGCAGGACGCGTAATTGAGAAAACCGGCAGACCGATGGCTGTCCATGCTGAAGATAAAGAACTGGTAACGATTCGCGAACAAAAATACAAAAATGCCAACCGTATCGATTGGAAAGCGTATTGCGACAGCAGGGATCCAAGAGCTGAAGCTGTAGCAATTGATAAGCTCATATCAGTCGCACAGAAAGTAAATTGCAGAATCCATGTTGTTCACCTGAGTTCTAAACTCGGTCTCGATCAGATAAAAAAAGCCCGGTCAACTAAACTTCATTTTACAGCGGAAACCTGTCCCCACTATCTCCATTTTACTCAGAAGGATTTTGAAAACGATTCGATCAGAAATTTTCTCAAAACCGCTCCTCCCGTCAAATGCGAAAAAGATCTCGATGCCTTATGGGAGGGATTGAATGACGGTTCAATTCAATTTGTTACTACCGACCATGCCGGCTGCAATCCTGTCGATGAAAAATCCTCATCAGACTTCTGGGAAGTCTATGGAGGAATTCCCGGTGTTGAACACCGCGTTCCGTTTCTTTTAAGCGAGGGGTTTATGAAAGGAAGACTGACTCTCGAAAAAACAGTTCAGCTCCTTTCTGAAAACGCCGCTTCTCATTTCAATCTTGAAAATAAAGGAAATCTTAAACCCGGGTTCGATGCCGATATCTGTCTTATCGATCTCTGGCAGTCCGGCAAGATCGAAGCGGCAAACATGAATAGTAAAGGGAAGTACACACCGTTCGAAGCATTAATTCTGAATGCTAAAGTTATCCGGACGTATCTGCGCGGCAGAAAAATCTATGATTTGAATAATCCAGTATCGGATCTTTTCGGTTACGGTAAATTTATCTCAGTGAGTTAG
- a CDS encoding pyridoxal-phosphate dependent enzyme — protein MKVWKWEVENRDYLQKAINRCREKKIILPTFEQLKKPEIIPGKIKNELKKIGLQETNPLNLFRINWCNQPDSGEFGGINYLEIPPEISGVKARIVGLVGRYFPTGAHKVGATYGCLAPYLVTGRFNPEYHKAVWPSTGNYCRGGAFNSVLLAVHAVAILPEEMSRERFVWLKEMGAEIYATHGCESNVKEIYDKCHELEAQSDEYLIFNQFDQFGNSIWHYEITGYTIEKLFDQLRNEKSRLSGYVSATGSAGTIGAGDYLRTKFPHIKIVASEALQCPTLLCNGFGGHRIEGIGDKHIPWIHNVKNTDCVAAIDDEQTLKILRLFNEPAGKDWLKKQGIDEQCIGKLNELGISSICNLLSAIKLAKFYEMNENDVVFTIFTDSVDLYNSRLKEMNDAWGEYSELNAEIDWSSIIRYQSIDYFKELGYNDKKAIHNLKYFTWVEQQGKDVEELNAQWYNENYWQERFSVVPVWNKLIEEFNQQVGLI, from the coding sequence ATGAAAGTATGGAAGTGGGAAGTTGAAAACAGAGATTATCTTCAAAAAGCAATTAACCGCTGCAGAGAGAAAAAAATAATTCTCCCTACCTTTGAACAACTGAAAAAACCTGAAATAATTCCCGGAAAAATCAAAAATGAATTAAAGAAGATCGGATTGCAGGAAACAAATCCTCTTAATCTATTCAGGATTAACTGGTGTAATCAACCTGATAGCGGAGAGTTCGGGGGAATTAATTATCTCGAAATTCCGCCTGAAATATCCGGCGTTAAAGCAAGAATTGTCGGACTGGTAGGAAGATATTTTCCGACCGGGGCTCACAAAGTTGGTGCAACCTACGGTTGTCTCGCTCCTTACCTTGTAACCGGCAGATTCAATCCGGAGTATCATAAAGCAGTTTGGCCTTCAACCGGGAATTACTGCCGCGGCGGAGCTTTCAACTCCGTTCTTCTCGCGGTTCATGCAGTCGCTATTCTACCAGAGGAAATGAGCCGTGAAAGATTCGTCTGGCTTAAGGAAATGGGAGCCGAAATTTATGCGACACATGGATGCGAAAGCAACGTTAAAGAAATTTATGATAAATGCCATGAACTAGAAGCTCAAAGCGATGAGTACCTTATCTTTAATCAGTTCGATCAGTTCGGCAATTCAATCTGGCATTACGAAATAACAGGCTACACAATTGAAAAATTATTCGATCAGCTTCGGAATGAGAAAAGCAGACTGAGCGGATATGTAAGCGCTACAGGATCCGCGGGCACCATCGGAGCGGGCGACTACCTTAGAACAAAATTCCCCCACATTAAAATCGTTGCGTCGGAAGCATTGCAATGCCCCACTCTTTTATGCAACGGTTTCGGCGGCCACAGAATAGAAGGTATCGGAGATAAACACATTCCATGGATTCATAATGTTAAAAACACCGATTGTGTTGCGGCTATTGATGATGAACAGACATTAAAGATTCTCCGGCTTTTCAATGAACCCGCCGGGAAAGACTGGCTGAAAAAACAGGGAATTGATGAACAGTGTATTGGTAAATTGAATGAACTTGGAATATCCTCAATTTGTAATCTTCTTTCTGCAATTAAGCTAGCGAAGTTTTACGAGATGAATGAGAACGATGTTGTCTTTACGATTTTTACGGATTCAGTCGATCTGTATAATTCACGACTTAAAGAAATGAATGATGCCTGGGGTGAATATTCCGAATTAAATGCTGAGATAGATTGGAGTTCTATTATCAGGTATCAGAGTATAGATTACTTTAAAGAGCTCGGTTATAATGATAAAAAGGCAATTCACAATCTCAAGTATTTCACGTGGGTTGAACAGCAGGGCAAGGATGTAGAGGAGCTTAATGCGCAGTGGTATAATGAAAACTACTGGCAGGAACGGTTCTCGGTTGTTCCTGTATGGAATAAATTAATTGAAGAATTCAATCAACAAGTCGGATTAATATAG
- a CDS encoding molybdopterin-dependent oxidoreductase gives MRSYDSIQHVKGESKFVDDLIQPDGTLFGAVYYSPIARGKILKTDFKETLKIPGVYSVITASDIPGENQIGGVILDEELFSSGHLHFVGQPIALILAGDRVSANKGVKAVKAEYEKLKPVLNPREAFAKGDLIVPPRIFSLGDIDSAWGKCDYIIDGLVESGSQEHLYLETQGALAIPAEGGGIKIISSTQGPTAVQKIASRVLNLPMNKIEVDVPRLGGGFGGKEDQATAWAVMAALSALKTGRPVKIILPRQEDMRMTGKRHPYSSDFKIGLNKDGKILAYQAWYYQNAGASADLSTAILERTLFHSTNSYYIPNVKATAYCCRTNLPPFTAFRGFGGPQAMFVIESAIHKAAEVMGVDPSFIQRNNLLKEGNEFPYGQRTENCRAEICFEETVKKFNYESEKKRIEKFNAGNSLFKKGIALMPVCFGISFTTTFLNQASALVHVYTDGSIRISTAAVEMGQGVNTKLTAVASRIFSINPDRIKIDTTNTSRVANTSPTAASKGADLNGYATINACSLILERLKKVAKEKLRTGKSSVVEIKDEFVYVNSEKTDLDWVKLINMAYVERISLTAQAHHATPNIYFDREKMKGDAFAYHVFGTALVEATVDCLRGTYVIDSVKVVHDFGKSLHPVTDRGQAEGAIVQGLGWMTLEELIYNEEGKLLTDALSTYKIPDINFAPKLLEVHFLEDVPNPYGPFQSKAVGEPPFMYGIGAYFAIANAMKAFLPGKSVCYNAPVTNEKVLMWLHSND, from the coding sequence ATGAGAAGCTACGATTCCATACAGCATGTAAAGGGGGAGTCGAAATTTGTTGACGACCTTATTCAGCCCGATGGAACTCTCTTTGGAGCGGTTTATTATTCACCGATTGCCCGGGGAAAAATTCTGAAAACAGACTTTAAAGAGACTCTTAAAATTCCCGGTGTCTATTCTGTTATTACTGCATCCGATATACCGGGCGAGAACCAGATTGGCGGTGTAATTCTTGACGAGGAGTTATTCTCAAGCGGCCACCTGCATTTCGTCGGACAACCGATTGCTCTTATTCTAGCCGGGGATAGAGTTTCCGCTAACAAAGGAGTTAAAGCTGTAAAGGCGGAGTATGAGAAACTTAAACCGGTACTTAATCCCCGCGAAGCTTTTGCGAAGGGCGATTTGATAGTACCACCCAGAATTTTTTCTCTGGGAGATATTGATTCTGCCTGGGGTAAATGCGATTATATTATAGATGGCCTGGTGGAATCCGGAAGTCAGGAGCATTTATACCTGGAAACACAGGGTGCGCTTGCAATTCCGGCTGAGGGTGGCGGGATTAAGATAATTTCATCCACTCAGGGTCCAACGGCAGTTCAAAAAATTGCTTCGAGAGTTCTTAATCTTCCGATGAATAAAATTGAAGTAGATGTTCCCCGACTTGGTGGCGGCTTCGGCGGCAAAGAGGATCAGGCAACGGCATGGGCAGTGATGGCTGCGCTTTCAGCTCTTAAAACCGGCCGGCCGGTTAAAATTATTTTACCGCGTCAGGAGGATATGAGGATGACAGGAAAACGCCATCCGTATTCCTCCGATTTCAAAATTGGTTTGAATAAGGATGGAAAGATACTTGCTTACCAGGCATGGTATTATCAGAATGCAGGAGCTTCGGCAGATCTCTCCACCGCAATTCTTGAGAGAACACTGTTCCATTCAACAAACAGCTATTATATCCCTAATGTAAAAGCTACTGCATACTGCTGCAGGACAAATCTTCCACCGTTTACGGCATTCCGAGGATTCGGCGGCCCCCAGGCGATGTTTGTTATTGAATCGGCGATTCATAAAGCCGCTGAAGTAATGGGAGTTGATCCTTCATTCATTCAAAGGAATAATCTGCTTAAAGAGGGAAATGAATTTCCATACGGACAACGTACAGAAAACTGCAGAGCGGAAATCTGCTTCGAGGAAACCGTAAAAAAATTCAACTATGAAAGTGAAAAGAAGCGAATTGAAAAATTCAACGCAGGTAACAGTCTTTTCAAAAAAGGTATTGCATTGATGCCGGTCTGCTTCGGTATTTCATTTACGACTACATTTCTTAATCAGGCCAGCGCACTTGTTCATGTCTATACTGATGGCAGCATAAGAATCAGTACAGCAGCGGTTGAAATGGGGCAGGGAGTTAATACGAAGTTGACAGCTGTCGCTTCCCGTATATTTTCAATTAATCCCGATAGAATAAAAATTGATACTACAAACACTTCGCGAGTGGCAAATACATCTCCGACAGCTGCAAGTAAAGGAGCCGATCTCAATGGTTATGCGACGATTAATGCGTGCAGCCTAATTTTAGAACGGCTAAAAAAAGTTGCTAAAGAAAAATTGCGCACGGGAAAATCTTCGGTTGTTGAAATCAAAGATGAATTCGTTTATGTGAATAGTGAAAAGACCGATTTAGATTGGGTTAAATTAATCAACATGGCATATGTCGAACGCATCAGCCTTACTGCGCAGGCACATCACGCAACGCCCAACATTTATTTCGACAGAGAAAAAATGAAAGGAGACGCTTTTGCCTACCACGTATTTGGCACCGCACTTGTTGAAGCAACTGTTGATTGCCTGAGAGGAACATATGTGATCGACTCGGTTAAAGTTGTACACGACTTCGGAAAAAGCCTGCATCCGGTTACAGACAGGGGACAGGCAGAAGGAGCAATTGTCCAGGGATTAGGATGGATGACCCTGGAGGAATTGATTTATAATGAGGAAGGAAAGCTCCTTACCGATGCTCTGTCAACTTATAAAATCCCGGATATTAATTTTGCCCCTAAACTACTGGAAGTCCATTTTCTAGAAGATGTACCAAATCCGTACGGGCCGTTTCAATCGAAAGCCGTGGGAGAACCACCATTTATGTACGGTATAGGCGCCTACTTCGCAATCGCAAATGCCATGAAAGCTTTCCTGCCTGGTAAATCTGTCTGTTATAACGCTCCTGTTACCAATGAAAAAGTTTTGATGTGGCTCCATTCAAACGACTGA
- a CDS encoding FAD binding domain-containing protein, whose amino-acid sequence MERLITFICNSELISTKVNPAETVLDFLRNRRKLTGTKEGCREGDCGACTIILGSLQKGKVNYKTVNSCLLPLADLQGKHLVSIEGLNVDGLNYIQEQMIDEGGTQCGFCTPGFIISLTNYFINNTEYSAEEAASSLDGNICRCTGYAGIIRAAVNTVNLLRVMKISKSGTIPYLIERKILPGYFLEIPKRLRALNKEIKGKKPASYSGVVAGGTDLFVQNWEALLEKENNFISENPDLKFINRKRNRIHIGGAVTVSEICSSKEINKYYPQLRNSLKYFGSMPIRNRATVAGNIVNASPIADLVNIFIALDAVIHLASKRGIRPVPIKNFYKAYKTLDKKRDEIVKEISLPVPTKNLLFNFEKVSRRAHLDIASVNSSIALKYEKGKIKDVSISAGGVAPVPLFLKSTSEFLTGKEINNSILIETLKIAGSEVSPITDARGSKEYKSLLLCQLIKSHFLKFFPDLINEEVLR is encoded by the coding sequence ATGGAAAGACTAATTACATTTATCTGCAATAGCGAACTCATCTCTACAAAAGTAAATCCTGCGGAAACCGTTCTGGATTTTTTACGGAACAGAAGAAAATTAACGGGTACCAAAGAAGGATGCCGTGAAGGCGACTGCGGTGCCTGTACGATTATACTCGGATCGCTTCAAAAAGGTAAAGTTAATTACAAGACGGTAAATTCATGTCTGCTTCCATTAGCCGATCTTCAGGGTAAACATCTGGTATCAATTGAGGGATTGAATGTTGATGGATTAAATTATATTCAGGAGCAGATGATTGATGAAGGCGGCACCCAGTGCGGATTCTGCACACCGGGATTTATTATCTCTCTCACCAACTATTTTATTAATAATACAGAATACTCAGCCGAAGAAGCTGCATCTTCTCTAGACGGAAATATTTGCCGGTGCACTGGTTATGCAGGTATTATACGTGCAGCGGTTAACACTGTGAACTTGCTGCGTGTTATGAAAATCTCCAAATCCGGCACGATACCTTATCTAATCGAGCGGAAAATACTTCCCGGATATTTCCTGGAAATTCCCAAAAGGCTGAGAGCTCTCAATAAAGAAATAAAAGGAAAAAAACCGGCATCCTATTCGGGTGTTGTTGCAGGCGGGACCGATCTTTTTGTCCAGAACTGGGAAGCTCTGCTTGAGAAGGAAAATAATTTTATTTCGGAGAATCCGGATCTGAAGTTTATTAACAGAAAGAGAAACCGGATCCATATCGGCGGCGCAGTAACAGTATCTGAAATCTGTTCTTCAAAGGAAATCAATAAATATTACCCTCAGTTAAGAAACTCTCTTAAATATTTCGGTTCCATGCCTATACGCAATAGGGCGACAGTTGCGGGTAATATTGTAAACGCTTCGCCAATTGCCGACCTTGTAAATATTTTTATTGCTCTGGATGCAGTAATCCATCTTGCCTCGAAAAGAGGAATCAGGCCCGTCCCTATTAAGAATTTCTATAAAGCTTACAAAACTCTAGATAAAAAACGGGATGAAATAGTTAAGGAAATTTCTTTACCGGTGCCGACAAAAAATCTATTATTCAATTTTGAAAAAGTCTCACGCCGCGCGCATCTTGATATAGCAAGCGTCAATTCATCTATAGCCTTGAAGTATGAGAAGGGAAAAATAAAGGATGTTTCAATTTCTGCCGGAGGTGTTGCACCGGTTCCGCTTTTTCTTAAATCGACATCGGAATTTTTAACAGGTAAAGAAATCAATAATTCTATTTTGATCGAAACCCTTAAAATAGCAGGATCTGAAGTTTCCCCAATAACCGATGCACGCGGATCCAAAGAATATAAATCTCTTCTTCTCTGTCAATTGATAAAATCCCACTTTTTAAAATTTTTCCCCGATTTGATTAACGAAGAGGTTTTAAGATGA
- a CDS encoding sodium:solute symporter family protein: MQAIGLTFVDWIIILIYFAFVLGIGWYLRKFTKSEEDFFLAGRKNSSWVAGLAFLSANLGALELLGMTGNTFKYGMYVAHFYWIGAIPAMVFLGIYMMPFYYSSKIKSIPGYLKLRFDEKTRVLNGIAFAIMTLLVSGINLYAMALVLHTFLGWNWDISMWVSALTVMGYVTLSGLMSAIFTEIIQFFLIWFGLFLVSILGIMEIGSLDQILNRLPESMNTLWSTSGDPTQNGMFIHWAGIVLGLGFVLSFGYWTTDFLVVQRAFSAKDLRAARMTPLLASFFKMALPFIVILAGLIAIALSNDPDSGFKLLEDGGQVNYDSALPLLIARYYPTGLVGLGVTALLAGFMAGQAGNISAFNTVWTYDIYKSVLNKNASDSHLLWMGRASTVVGVILSLGTAYWAKSFPSIMDYMQAIFSWVNAPLFATMLLGMFIWWITPNGAFWGLVAGMLSSFFMWLGVKFHWFSESIITMSSVQSDMAANFWRAWWAWLICFLLTIGISFFTKKKPKEELIGLVKGLTEEKHDAHLPFVKRPEFVAIVSVVVLIVLNLLFW; encoded by the coding sequence ATGCAAGCAATCGGACTGACTTTCGTTGATTGGATAATAATTCTGATCTACTTTGCATTCGTTTTAGGTATTGGATGGTATCTCCGGAAATTCACAAAAAGCGAAGAAGATTTTTTCCTTGCAGGCAGGAAAAATTCTTCCTGGGTTGCCGGTCTGGCTTTTCTCTCTGCAAACCTCGGCGCACTTGAACTTCTCGGCATGACGGGTAATACTTTTAAATACGGAATGTACGTTGCTCACTTCTACTGGATTGGAGCAATTCCAGCAATGGTATTTCTCGGTATCTATATGATGCCTTTTTATTACAGCAGTAAAATAAAATCAATACCGGGTTACCTGAAACTCCGCTTCGATGAAAAGACCCGTGTTCTTAACGGAATCGCTTTTGCAATTATGACGCTCTTAGTATCCGGCATTAATCTGTATGCGATGGCTCTGGTTCTTCACACATTTCTTGGCTGGAACTGGGATATTAGTATGTGGGTTTCGGCTCTGACTGTTATGGGCTATGTAACGCTGAGCGGTTTGATGTCGGCTATCTTCACTGAAATAATTCAATTCTTTTTGATCTGGTTCGGACTTTTTCTCGTATCGATATTGGGTATAATGGAAATCGGAAGTCTAGACCAGATACTTAACCGTCTTCCAGAATCGATGAACACCCTCTGGTCTACTTCCGGGGATCCGACTCAAAACGGAATGTTTATACACTGGGCGGGAATTGTTCTCGGCCTCGGTTTTGTCTTATCCTTCGGATACTGGACTACGGACTTTCTTGTTGTCCAGCGTGCTTTTTCTGCAAAAGATTTGCGAGCGGCAAGGATGACACCTCTGCTCGCATCATTCTTCAAGATGGCATTGCCGTTTATTGTAATACTTGCCGGACTCATTGCAATTGCTCTTTCGAATGATCCTGACAGCGGATTTAAATTACTGGAGGATGGGGGCCAGGTCAATTATGATTCTGCCCTGCCTCTACTGATTGCACGGTATTATCCGACGGGTCTGGTCGGACTCGGTGTAACTGCTTTGCTAGCCGGATTTATGGCTGGTCAGGCGGGGAATATAAGCGCATTCAACACAGTTTGGACTTATGATATTTATAAATCGGTTCTTAATAAAAACGCATCGGATTCCCATTTACTCTGGATGGGCCGTGCTTCTACCGTAGTAGGTGTTATTCTATCTCTTGGAACCGCATACTGGGCAAAAAGTTTTCCGAGCATAATGGATTACATGCAGGCAATTTTTTCATGGGTTAACGCTCCTCTTTTTGCAACGATGCTGCTCGGAATGTTTATCTGGTGGATTACTCCTAACGGCGCATTCTGGGGACTTGTTGCCGGAATGCTCTCATCCTTCTTTATGTGGCTGGGAGTTAAATTTCACTGGTTCAGCGAAAGCATTATTACTATGTCCTCTGTACAGAGTGATATGGCTGCCAATTTCTGGCGGGCTTGGTGGGCATGGCTTATCTGTTTTTTACTTACAATCGGTATAAGCTTCTTTACTAAGAAAAAACCGAAAGAGGAACTTATAGGACTTGTTAAAGGACTTACCGAGGAGAAACACGATGCTCATTTGCCGTTCGTCAAACGTCCTGAGTTTGTTGCGATTGTTTCTGTTGTCGTATTAATTGTATTGAATCTTTTATTCTGGTAA
- a CDS encoding DUF5107 domain-containing protein, whose translation MIESAGFEQISVENDFIKVIILPQIGGKMIGLINKKTGTNFLLESQNRDKKYEPAFHGAPFQNYDTSGFDECFPTVEASFLTTEEGKKISFPDHGELWSKPWSFKKTDDSTLVGFVKGTNLNYTFNKKIYLDGNRVIIDYKVENNDASPLPYIWAAHPLFNIEPGDEIYLTDEIQNVYLYWSNDSKLGSRGDQLEWPFINSVSDFSVIPEKSFGKAVKLFSGKLTMSAWTALHKKNKKESLLISFDTSENPYLGIWLCYGGWPEEISEKQLTVALEPTNCGSDSLSAAAGKNSCGIIEPDSANYWRIEFAVVNEL comes from the coding sequence ATGATTGAATCAGCAGGATTTGAACAGATATCAGTTGAAAACGATTTTATTAAAGTGATTATTCTTCCGCAGATCGGCGGGAAGATGATTGGCTTGATCAATAAAAAAACGGGCACTAACTTTTTATTGGAATCTCAGAATAGAGATAAAAAATATGAACCGGCTTTTCACGGCGCACCTTTTCAGAATTATGATACAAGCGGATTTGATGAATGCTTCCCCACAGTTGAAGCATCTTTCTTGACTACTGAGGAAGGAAAGAAAATATCATTTCCGGATCATGGAGAACTCTGGTCGAAACCCTGGTCTTTCAAAAAGACTGATGATTCAACACTTGTCGGCTTTGTTAAGGGCACAAATCTGAATTATACATTCAATAAGAAAATTTATCTTGACGGGAACCGGGTAATTATTGATTACAAAGTTGAGAACAACGATGCGAGTCCTCTTCCTTATATCTGGGCGGCTCACCCTCTATTTAATATTGAGCCCGGAGATGAAATATATCTGACTGATGAAATCCAAAATGTGTATTTATATTGGTCCAATGATTCAAAACTTGGATCAAGAGGTGATCAGCTTGAGTGGCCTTTTATAAACTCTGTCAGCGACTTTTCGGTTATTCCGGAGAAGAGTTTCGGAAAGGCGGTAAAACTATTCTCGGGAAAACTCACAATGTCCGCCTGGACTGCTCTTCATAAAAAAAATAAAAAGGAATCGTTGCTTATCAGTTTCGATACATCGGAAAATCCTTATCTGGGAATCTGGCTCTGCTACGGCGGCTGGCCCGAAGAAATTTCCGAAAAACAACTTACAGTTGCACTTGAGCCGACCAACTGCGGATCCGACTCACTGTCTGCGGCGGCAGGAAAAAACTCGTGCGGAATTATTGAACCGGATTCGGCAAATTACTGGCGGATCGAATTTGCCGTTGTTAATGAATTATGA